The Bubalus bubalis isolate 160015118507 breed Murrah chromosome 1, NDDB_SH_1, whole genome shotgun sequence genome includes a region encoding these proteins:
- the LOC123333673 gene encoding uncharacterized protein LOC123333673: MENKNLSRHHCRKPEEHITNSTETYPSSVSDNWTRETINLTPFHHFYWENISIFSEPPDSEHENHQRNTNHHYHSCENINSLIIDTCTQIYRRHFPEDISFRYNNHFIPTPYEVYTYGNIKNMENKVLSRHHCRKPKEHITNSTETYPSSVSDNWTRETINLTPFHHFYWENISIFSEPPDSEHENHQRNTNHHYHSCENINSLIIDTCTQIYRRHFPEDISFRYNNHFIPTLCEAYTYSNIKNMENKNLSRHHCRKPEEHITNSTETHPSSLHSVNDNWTRETINLTLFHHFGWENINVSSEPPDSEHENHQGNTNDHHHSCENINCLIIDTCTQIYRRHFPEDSSFRYNNHFIPTPYEVYTYGNIKNMENKVLSRHHCRKPKEHITNSTETYPSSVSDNWTRETINLTPFHHFYWENISIFSEPPDSEHENHQRNTNHHHHSCENINSLIIDTCTQIYRRHFPEDISFRYNNHFIPTLCEAYTYSNIKNMENKNLSRHHCRKPEEHITNSTETHPSSLHSVNDNWTRETINLTLFHHFGWENINVSSEPPDSEHENHQGNTNHHHHSCENINSLIIDTCTQIYRRHFPEDISFRYNNHFIPTPYEVYTYGNIKNMENKVLSRHHCRKPKEHITNSTETYPSSVSDNWTRETINLTPFHHFYWENISIFSEPPDSEHENHQRNTNHHHHSCENINSLIIDTCTQIYRRHFPEDVSFRYNNHFIPTRCEAYTYSNIKNMENKNLSRHHCRKPEEHITNSTETHPSSLHSVNDNWTRETINLTLFHHFGWENINVSSEPPDSEHENHQGNTNHHHHSCENINSLIIDTCTQIYRRHFPEDISFRYNNHFIPTPYEVYTYSNIKNMENKVLSRHHCRKPKEHITNSTETYPSSVSDNWTRETINLTPFHHFYWENISIFSEPPDSEHENHQRNTNHHYHSCENINSLIIDTCTQIYRRHFPEDISFRYNNHFIPTRCEAYTYSNIKNMENKNLSRHHCRKPEEHITNSTETHPSSVSDNWTRETINLTPFHHFYWENISIFSEPPDSEHENHQGNTNHHHHSCENINCLIIDTCTQIYRRHFPEDISFRYNNHFIPTRCEAYTYSNIKNIRTKRSTDNTIRNTIDKSPFVTGSSSPFTPKASTPWQSSVQSTPFHQFFNSTDIYGFPSSLKQRHKDHRMALY, translated from the coding sequence ATGGAGAACAAAAACCTCAGCAGACATCACTGTAGGAAACCCGAGGAACACATCACCAACTCTACCGAGACATATCCATCCAGTGTCAGTGACAACTGGACCAGAGAAACAATCAACCTTACCCCCTTCCACCACTTCTACTGGGAAAACATCAGCATCTTCTCAGAACCACCAGACTCCGAACATGAAAACCACCAGAGGAACACAAACCACCACTATCACAGTTGTGAGAACATCAACTCTCTCATCATCGACACGTGCACTCAAATCTACAGAAGGCACTTCCCAGAGGACATCTCCTTCAGGTACAATAACCACTTCATTCCCACCCCATATGAGGTATACACCTACGGTAACATCAAAAATATGGAGAACAAAGTCCTCAGCAGACACCACTGTAGGAAACCCAAGGAACACATCACCAACTCTACCGAGACATATCCATCCAGTGTCAGTGACAACTGGACCAGAGAAACAATCAACCTTACCCCCTTCCACCACTTCTACTGGGAAAACATCAGCATCTTCTCAGAACCACCAGACTCCGAACATGAAAACCACCAGAGGAACACAAACCACCACTATCACAGTTGTGAGAACATCAACTCTCTCATCATCGACACGTGCACTCAAATCTACAGAAGGCACTTCCCAGAGGACATCTCCTTCAGGTACAACAACCACTTCATTCCCACCCTATGTGAGGCATACACCTACAGTAACATCAAAAATATGGAGAACAAAAACCTCAGCAGACATCACTGTAGGAAACCCGAGGAACACATCACCAACTCTACCGAGACACATCCATCCAGTCTCCACAGTGTCAATGACAACTGGACCAGAGAAACAATCAATCTTACCCTCTTTCACCACTTCGGCTGGGAAAACATCAATGTCTCCTCAGAACCACCAGACTCCGAGCATGAAAACCACCAGGGGAACACAAACGACCACCATCACAGCTGTGAGAACATCAACTGTCTCATCATCGACACGTGCACACAGATCTACAGAAGGCACTTCCCAGAGGACAGCTCCTTCAGGTACAATAACCACTTCATTCCCACCCCATATGAGGTATACACCTACGGTAACATCAAAAATATGGAGAACAAAGTCCTCAGCAGACACCACTGTAGGAAACCCAAGGAACACATCACCAACTCTACCGAGACATATCCATCCAGTGTCAGTGACAACTGGACCAGAGAAACAATCAACCTTACCCCCTTCCACCACTTCTACTGGGAAAACATCAGCATCTTCTCAGAACCACCAGACTCCGAGCATGAAAACCACCAGAGGAAcacaaaccaccaccatcacagcTGTGAGAACATCAACTCTCTCATCATCGACACGTGCACTCAAATCTACAGAAGACACTTCCCAGAGGACATCTCCTTCAGGTACAACAACCACTTCATTCCCACCCTATGTGAGGCATACACCTACAGTAACATCAAAAATATGGAGAACAAAAACCTCAGCAGACATCACTGTAGGAAACCCGAGGAACACATCACCAACTCTACCGAGACACATCCATCCAGTCTCCACAGTGTCAATGACAACTGGACCAGAGAAACAATCAATCTTACCCTCTTTCACCACTTCGGCTGGGAAAACATCAATGTCTCCTCAGAACCACCAGACTCCGAGCATGAAAACCACCAGGGGAAcacaaaccaccaccatcacagcTGTGAGAACATCAACTCTCTCATCATCGACACATGCACGCAAATCTACAGAAGGCATTTCCCAGAGGACATCTCCTTCAGATACAATAACCACTTCATTCCCACCCCATATGAGGTATACACCTATGGTAACATCAAAAATATGGAGAACAAAGTCCTCAGCAGACACCACTGTAGGAAACCCAAGGAACACATCACCAACTCTACCGAGACATATCCATCCAGTGTCAGTGACAACTGGACCAGAGAAACAATCAACCTTACCCCCTTCCACCACTTCTACTGGGAAAACATCAGCATCTTCTCAGAACCACCAGACTCCGAACATGAAAACCACCAGAGGAAcacaaaccaccaccatcacagcTGTGAGAACATCAACTCTCTCATCATCGACACGTGCACTCAAATCTACAGAAGACACTTCCCAGAGGACGTCTCCTTCAGGTACAACAACCACTTCATTCCCACCCGATGTGAGGCATACACCTACAGTAACATCAAAAATATGGAGAACAAAAACCTCAGCAGACATCACTGTAGGAAACCCGAGGAACACATCACCAACTCTACCGAGACACATCCATCCAGTCTCCACAGTGTCAATGACAACTGGACCAGAGAAACAATCAATCTTACCCTCTTTCACCACTTCGGCTGGGAAAACATCAATGTCTCCTCAGAACCACCAGACTCCGAGCATGAAAACCACCAGGGGAAcacaaaccaccaccatcacagcTGTGAGAACATCAACTCTCTCATCATCGACACATGCACGCAAATCTACAGAAGGCATTTCCCAGAGGACATCTCCTTCAGATACAATAACCACTTCATTCCCACCCCATATGAGGTATACACCTATAGTAACATCAAAAATATGGAGAACAAAGTCCTCAGCAGACACCACTGTAGGAAACCCAAGGAACACATCACCAACTCTACCGAGACATATCCATCCAGTGTCAGTGACAACTGGACCAGAGAAACAATCAACCTTACCCCCTTCCACCACTTCTACTGGGAAAACATCAGCATCTTCTCAGAACCACCAGACTCCGAACATGAAAACCACCAGAGGAACACAAACCACCACTATCACAGCTGTGAGAACATCAACTCTCTCATCATCGACACGTGCACACAGATCTACAGAAGGCACTTCCCAGAGGACATCTCCTTCAGGTACAACAACCACTTCATTCCCACCCGATGTGAGGCATACACCTACAGTAACATCAAAAATATGGAGAACAAAAACCTCAGCAGACATCACTGTAGGAAACCCGAGGAACACATCACCAACTCTACCGAGACACATCCATCCAGTGTCAGTGACAACTGGACCAGAGAAACAATCAACCTTACCCCCTTCCACCACTTCTACTGGGAAAACATCAGCATCTTCTCAGAACCACCAGACTCCGAACATGAAAACCACCAGGGGAAcacaaaccaccaccatcacagcTGTGAGAACATCAACTGTCTCATCATCGACACGTGCACTCAAATCTACAGAAGGCACTTCCCAGAGGACATCTCCTTCAGGTACAACAACCACTTCATTCCCACCCGATGTGAGGCATACACCTACAGTAACATcaaaaatattagaacaaaaagGTCAACAGACAACACTATAAGAAACACAATAGACAAATCCccttttgtaactggaagttctTCTCCATTCACTCCTAAAGCTTCTACACCATGGCAGTCATCAGTACAATCTACTCCTTTCCACCAGTTCTTCAACTCCACAGACATCTATGGTTTTCCATCCTCACTAAAGCAAAGACACAAAGACCACAGGATGGCCCTATACTAA